From the Myxococcales bacterium genome, the window GCTCCCACGTCCTTTGTCGTGAAGAACGGATCGAAGATTCGACCGAGATCTTCTGCCGGAATCCCGACACCGTTGTCGCGAATGGTAATCGCCACCCCTCCGTCACGGGCTTCGGTCTGCACTTCGACTTCGCCCGCGATTCCCGACTCGTCGTCGGCCTTCTCTTCAATCGCCTGACAGGCATTGACCAGAAGATTCAACAGCACCTGTTCGAGCTGCATAGGATAGCAGCGCAGAGGAGGAAGCTCCGCGTAGTTCTTCTTCAGGGTCACCACGTGCTTCATCATGGTCCACACGATGTGTGCCGTGGAATCGATACACTGATTGACGTCAGCAAGGGTGGCTTCGCCGGTATCCTGCCGTGAAAAATCGCGCAGATCGCGAACAATGTGCCGGATTCGCTCTGATCCTTCCTGCGATTCACTCAGAGCCTTGGCGAAGTCCTTCTTGACGTAGTCGAGGTCGATCTCACGGCAGACCTGTCGAAGCGATTCGGATGCCGCACGGATTTCATCGATGCCTCGGCCATTTTCGATCGTTTCCTGCAAGACGTCGAGTCGACTCCAGACCCCTTCGAGATCCTGCAGATACTCCGAAGCCTGAAATAGATTCGCGTGAATGAAGCCGACGGGGTTGTTGATCTCGTGGGCCACCCCTGCGGCCAGTTGCCCGATCGACGCCATCTTCTCGCTCTGCAACATCTGGCGCTCGAGCAGCTTGATTTCGCTCAGGTCCTGGAAAATGGCCACCGCGCCCAGAGGTTCCCCCGCGCGGTCGAGCAGCGGGCTGCATGAAATCCCCACCGGAATCATGCGACCGTCTTCGCAGGCGATCAAGCTCTCCGCGCCCTTGAAGCTGACTCCTGCAACGAGAGTGCGGACGATCGAGTTCTCTTCGGCTTCATCGTCACGGAACCAATCCGCGATGGCACGTCCGATCAGCTTGCCACTCTCGACCCCGAGAATGCTTTCGGCGGTCGGGTTTGCGAAGCTGATTTTCCGCGCCGTATCCACGACCACCAATGCGCTGTTGATGTTCTGAATGATGTTTTCGTTGTAGCGCTGCAATTCATCAATCTGCTCGACCTGTCGTTCGATTTCAGTGACGTCGGTGAGCACCAGCAGCACTCGCCCCTCGTTGTTCAGGAGCTGGCTATGCACGTCGGCGACCAGGGGGGACACACTGCCCACACGATTCCAACGAACTCGACGCGCGGGAACGTGCTCGCCTCTGCGCGCCGCTGCGAGCATCACAGCCAACTCGCCTTCGCGATAGAGCTCTTCTGGACAAACCTTCACAAAGTCATTGCCGATCGCGGAGGATTCCGAAATGGACAACAGACGAGAACATTCGGGGTTGGCGGTCACGACCCGCCCATCGCGATCGATCACCACGAGCGCCGCGGGGATTTGGCTCACGATGGCGTCGTGAAGATCTTCGAGCCAGCGAATTCGCCGTTCGACCTTTCCCCGTTCTCGCTGGCCTTGCCAACTGTGGATCAGCTCGAGGGCAGTCGCGGGCAGCAAATTCGCGTAGTCTTCGCCGGCCCGAACACACTGGGTGGCGCCGCAGCGGAAAGCATCCAGCGCGGTTTCTTCGTCGTCGTCGCGCAACACGACCAGGATCGGTGGCCCCAAGGTGCTCACGCAGTCCAACCAACGACGATTCTCTTCCCTGTCGTTGCAGTCCAGCACGATCAGGTCGAGCGCGTCAGGGTCGACATCGTCGCCGAAGGTCGCGACAATCGATCGCGTATCAATCGATGCTTCCGCACCGAGCCGCCCGAGCGAGCGAAGCGTGTCGCTCGCGCCGGATTCGAGATCGGTGAACTGGGGTCCGAGGACTACGATACGGATCGTCGGGGATGATCGTTCCAAACCATTGGCTCCCACGCCGGCTTCGCACTGGCCGCATTCGTTCGGGGGGCTTGGATGTAGAATCTCCATTGTATCCGATCCCGCGGACGCCGGAAAGCCGATCTACCGATGCAAAAGTCACTTCTCACCGATGTTAAAGGCTTTGTGATTCGTAATGTGTCAAAATTCGCGCGGAATTCGCACTCGGCTTGTTGACTTTGGGTTGATGGCGGCTCACAGTGCGTCTAATATTTTTCCAGCCCCCCTCCGCTAGCCGGAGAACCACCCTGCGAAAATCTCACGTACTGGTAGTAGACGACGAAGAGCTTTACCGTCGAGCGCTAGAGCGCATTCTCGCGCGCGTTGGTCACAACGTGCTGATGGCCCGGGACGCCACCGAGGCCATGGGCATCGTGTCTTCGCAGCCGGTCGATCTGGTGCTCTGCGACATCAAGATGCCGGGGATCAACGGCCTCGAACTCGTCCGCCAGATTCACGATGTCGAACCCGACCTCCCGTGCATCGTGATCACGGGCTACAGCAGCGCCGAGAATTCCATTGAAGCCCTGCGCGCTGGAGCATTCTGGTACCTGGAAAAGCCCTTCGAGCAGGAAAGACTCGACGTCGTTCGGCGCCTGGTCGACCAGGCGATCGAACACGGGCGACTCAAAACGGAAAACCGCGCCCTGCACAGCCAACTGCGCTCTCGCTACAAATTCGACAACATCATTGGCAAGAGCCAGGCACTGCAAGAGGTTCTAAGTATCGTCGAAAAAGTCGCGAACACCGACAGTACCGTGTTGATCACCGGTGAGAGTGGCAGCGGCAAAGAGCTGATCGCGCGGGCGCTCCACTACAACAGTGGACGCGCAAATCGCATGATGGTGACGGTGAACTGCGGCGCCATCCCCGAAGAACTGCTCGAAAGCGAACTCTTCGGACATGTAAAGGGCGCGTTCACCAACGCTGTGCACCACCGAGAAGGCCGTTTTGCCCTAGCAGACGGCGGAACCATCTTTCTGGACGAGATCGGGGATATGAGCCCCAACCTGCAAGTCAAGCTGTTACGGGTCCTGCAGGAACGTACCTTCGAGCCGGTCGGTTCATCGAAGACCATCAAAGTCGACGTGCGCGTAATTGCTGCCACAAATCAGCATCTAGAAGAACTGATCGAAAAGAAAATTTTTCGCGAAGATCTCTATTACCGCTTGAACGTGCTCCCAATCGAGGCCCCGCCCTTGCGCGACCGGGTGGACGACATCCCGCTGCTGGTCCATCACTTCATCGATCTGGGCAATCAGGAGCGGAACACGGAGATAGACGGAATTAGTGAAGAAGCGATGAAGCTGCTGATGAACTACGCGTGGCCCGGAAACGTGCGCGAGCTCAAAAATTTGATCGAGCGCGTGATGATCTTGCGTTCAGAAGGCGAGATTGGCGGTGAAGATCTGCCGGCGCAGTTCCATCGTGTGCAGGAGAGATCGCACCCTGCCCCTCGGGTTTCCGACGCCGGCATCGAATTCAACGAGGTCGTCGCTCAACTCGAAACAGACCTCATCCTGCAAGCCCTCGAGCAGACTCACTGGAACAAAAATCGGGCGGCGGGACTTCTCGGACTCAATCGCACGACTTTGCTCGAGAAGATCAAGAAAAAGGGGCTCGAGCCCCAATCGTCCTGAAGTTTCTGCGGACGCATTCCGATAATCCACTCAGCTGCTCATTTGCCAAGACCGCAAAGACCCGCCCAATCGGCGTGGATGTATGCGCGTGACAAATAGCGTCAAGCGAGCGACGGAATCGTAATTCGTATTGCGATTTTTCGTCGAAATCGTGACGCAGATGCGCGCAAATGATGGGAAGTGCCGCATCAGGCTGCACCCAAGCAAGCATTCTACCCACGCCATTTCGAACTCCATAAAGTTATGTAAGTCATTGTATTTATTGAATTATATTCATTCCATATTCGATGGAGTGCGATGCCTGCGGAAACTTCTCATAACTTTTCTTCGCCTACCAAAGACTTTGGCATGACCCCTGCTTTTACCTCGCACATCACATCGCGAGACAGCAGGTGACTGTCCCCGAAGCAAGTTCATTCGACGTGGCCAAGGAAGAAAATGGAAGCTCTGCTCCGAGATGCAAAAGAAAAGTACTGCGCAATTCCGTCGGGTCTGAAAGAACAGATCGTTCTCGAACACACACCACTGATCCGATACATCGTCAATCGTATCGCGGTCCGCTTGCCGTCCCACATCGATCTCGACGACCTCCACAACACCGGCGTGATCGGATTGATGGACGCGATCGAGAAATACGATCCGGACAAGAACTGTAAGTTCAAGACCTACGCAGAGTTTCGTATCAAGGGTGCGATTCTCGACCAGTTGCGATCCCTGGACTGGGTACCGAGAAGCGTGCGTCAGAAGAGCCGTAAACTGGAACGCGCCTACGGAGAAGTCGAGCAGCGCCTCGGCCGTAGCGCCACCGAAGACGAAGTCGCCGACTCGCTCGGCCTGCAGATCGATAAGTTTCACGACCTGCTCAACCAAGTGCGCGGCATCTCGCTAGTCAATCTCGAAGAGATCCGCGGCAATCACTCAGACATGGATCGGACGGGCAGCTTCGCCGACATCATCGAGGATGTCAGCTCGGAGAATCCGTTTGCTTCGCTGAAGGTACTCGAGACAAAGCACGTCATCTCGGACACGATTGGCACACTGCCCGAGAAAGAGCGCCTCGTCATCTCTCTCTACTACTACGAAGATCTCAACATGAAAGAGATCGGGAACATCCTCGGCATCACTGAATCCAGGGTCTGCCAAATTCACACCAAAGCGGTACTCCGACTCCGCTCAAAGCTCAAGGCGACGGTTGATCGCTAATCGGTCCCGGTCGTCAGGGTGACGGAAGCTTGCATCCGTCAATCCATCCGTCCATCAGGGAAGACCGGCGCCGATCTCAGGCGCCGGTCTACTCCCCAGATTTTTCACAGCGCACCAACACCACGGTGATGTTGTCCTCACCGCCGCGATCGTTTGCCATGCTGATCAGGCCGTCACAGGCCTCCTGGAGGTCCGGGGTGTTGCTGAGCGCCAGTGCGATCTCTTCGTCTCGCAGGTGAGTGGTAAGGCCGTCGCTGAACATGGCGAAGACATCCCCTTCCCTGGGAGTCATTTCGAGCAAATCCCCCTGGACCTGGGGTCGCACGCCGAGTGCACAGGTCAGCACGTGACGATGGGGGTGCTCCCGTGCATCCTCCGCGGTGATTTGACGGCGGCGGACGAGTTCTGCCACCAGCGAATGATCGTCTGTCAGTGGCCGAATCAAGCCGTCTCGCAACAGGTAGGCACGGCTGTCTCCAACGTGTGCCAGGGCCAAGCGACCCTCCGCGGCCAAAATGGCTACCAGGGTGGTCCCCATGCCCTCAAACTCTGGGTTCTCCCGGGCGGCGTTGAAGATTTCTCGATTCGCACAGGCTACGACTTGTCTGAGTTTTTCGGACAGGCTGATAACCGCGCCTTCGAGAGCAAAAATGGTGCGCACTGCGGTCTCGGCTGCGATCTGGCTGGCCATCTGACCGGCGCGATGCCCTCCCATGCCGTCTGCGACCAGATAGAGGCCCAAATCTGGCACCAGAGCATAACGATCCTCATTCATACGCCGACGCAAGCCCACATCGGTCGCTGCGCTCGCTTGCAGGATCATCCAGCTCCAGCTCCTCTCTCACGGTATCGGTGTTACACCCCCACTGCTTGAACCTGTCGAGTTCCATCTCTACAGCCGAGAAAATTGAAAATACCGATCAATTGCGCTCACTCAGGCGACGATACTACGCACCAGATGTACGCTTGTGGAACGGGCCGCATTGGGCGCGGTCCACACGCGAACGCTTGGGGTCATGTGCGATCCACGGGAGAGAAGATGCCGATTACACTGCTGCTTGCTGACGACAGCGTGGTGATTCAGAAGCTGGTTGGCCTGAGTTTCGCCAACGAGGACATCGAAATCGTCACGGTGGACAACGGCGACGATGCCGTGACCCGTGCCATTGAGTGCAAACCCGACGTGATCCTCGCCGACGTCGTGATGCCTGGAATGAGCGGCTACGAAGTCTGCTCTGCGATCCGCAGCAACCCCGACCTCGCAGATACACCGGTGCTCCTGCTCACGGGAACCTTCGAAGCCTTCGACGAAGGTCGCGCCAGCGACGTAGGTGCGACCGGTCACATCACCAAGCCCTTCGAGGCCCAAGTCCTGGTCGACCGTGTCACCGAGATTCTCGCGCAAAGACAAGCAGCATCCGAAGCCCCGGCCCCCGCAGCTGACGGCGATTTCTTTGACGAGAATGTGGCTGGCTCCGAAGCGGCAGCCTCCGCAGATTCGACTCCGGCTGAGGCGAGCGCTGCCCAAAGCTTCGCATTTGGCACCAGTACCACCGCTGAACCCACAAACCACGAAAACGAACCCTTGACGTCACCGCTGGACGGTTCGGGCGCAGAAAACGTGGGCGCAGAAACGGTCGCGATGGTTTCCGGTCCCGACCTGAGTGATTTGCTCGACGGAGCTGGTGGCGACCGCACCATCGCGATCATGCCCGAGAGCTTCGGTGAAAATCTGTTGGACAACAGCCTGGCCGTTGACTCCCCGGAAGCTGCCGTCGGGGTTGCATCAGAAGTTGCAACAAGCGACCCCGGCCAGACGGTCCTGGTAGACGATTTTCTCGGCAGCCCGGGTCTGAGTTCAGATTCGAGTCTGATCGGTGCTGCAAGCCCCGAAGCCAGCGAAAACGACCCCACTGGAACTGCGATCGGCAGCATGAATCTGAAGGACGCTCCCGCGCCTTCCCCCACGGCTCCGACGGATTCGCCAACTGCACCGCTCAAAGCTGAAGCTGCCGGCATTTCACCTGACGCAGTGACCGACAACGATTCGCTCGACCTCGATGGACTTAGCTTTGCTAGCCAACCCGCGATGCCGGCAGTCGACATCGACTCCCCGGATGGCGACGAGACCGTGTTGGGCGAAGACTTGTTCGCGACGGGCCCAAACCTCGATACGAACCTGGGCGATTCGCTCACTGACCCCGCCGCGTCCGGCTTGCCTCCGTCTCAGGGACTCGACATCGACTTCGCGGGTGCACCCAACGCAGAGTCGATCGTGCCCCCCAATGCCAACGACTACGATGTTTCGGCTTCAGACCTCAACGTCGATCTCGGGGGAGACAATGCCAGTTGGAGCGCCGGCATTCCGGCCGGAGTCCAGACGGCCCCCGATCCCATTTCGATGACTCCCGACCCAACTCCGCCGGCCCCAGCCAAAAGCGACACGTCCCCATTGGATCTCAGTCCGCAGAGCGATCCAGAACCCGCACCTTCCGCACCCGTTCCGGACCCGGAAGCCAGCGCGGCCGGCAGCAAGGACACGCGTCCCACAATCACTCCGGAGATGAGCGATCGCATCAACGACACCCTTGAAAAGGTGGCGTGGGAAGCGTTCTCCGATCTCTCGGACGACATCGTCCGCCAGCTCATGAAGCGCGTCGAACAGATCGCGTGGGAGGTCATCCCGCAGATGGCCGAGACGCTGATTCGTGACGAAATTCGCCGCATGAAGGGCGAAGAAGAAGGCGAAGAGTAGGACGCCGATAGAGAGCCTCCGCAGCCCGAGCTGAATTTCGAGCTGCTAGACTGGGCGCGAATTTTCTATCGGAGCGTCCGTGTCCAATCTCCATTTCCCTCCCGAATCCGCCTGGCGCCCACTGCTCGTGCTGGCGCTCGCCGAGGACATTGGCCCAGGCGACGTAACGAGTGGGACGGTCCTGTCGCGAGATGCACGTGGACAAGCCCGTATCGAATCGCGTCAGACCATGGTGGTGTGTGGCCTGCCATTGGTCGAAGAAGTGTTTCGCAGCATCGATCCCGGGCTCGATCTCCAGCTTCAGACCGAA encodes:
- a CDS encoding PAS domain S-box protein, yielding MERSSPTIRIVVLGPQFTDLESGASDTLRSLGRLGAEASIDTRSIVATFGDDVDPDALDLIVLDCNDREENRRWLDCVSTLGPPILVVLRDDDEETALDAFRCGATQCVRAGEDYANLLPATALELIHSWQGQRERGKVERRIRWLEDLHDAIVSQIPAALVVIDRDGRVVTANPECSRLLSISESSAIGNDFVKVCPEELYREGELAVMLAAARRGEHVPARRVRWNRVGSVSPLVADVHSQLLNNEGRVLLVLTDVTEIERQVEQIDELQRYNENIIQNINSALVVVDTARKISFANPTAESILGVESGKLIGRAIADWFRDDEAEENSIVRTLVAGVSFKGAESLIACEDGRMIPVGISCSPLLDRAGEPLGAVAIFQDLSEIKLLERQMLQSEKMASIGQLAAGVAHEINNPVGFIHANLFQASEYLQDLEGVWSRLDVLQETIENGRGIDEIRAASESLRQVCREIDLDYVKKDFAKALSESQEGSERIRHIVRDLRDFSRQDTGEATLADVNQCIDSTAHIVWTMMKHVVTLKKNYAELPPLRCYPMQLEQVLLNLLVNACQAIEEKADDESGIAGEVEVQTEARDGGVAITIRDNGVGIPAEDLGRIFDPFFTTKDVGAGTGLGLSTSYSLIQRHGGEIKVESEVGKGTIFEIWLPGGLEADSPVEVETDGD
- a CDS encoding sigma-54-dependent Fis family transcriptional regulator, with amino-acid sequence MRKSHVLVVDDEELYRRALERILARVGHNVLMARDATEAMGIVSSQPVDLVLCDIKMPGINGLELVRQIHDVEPDLPCIVITGYSSAENSIEALRAGAFWYLEKPFEQERLDVVRRLVDQAIEHGRLKTENRALHSQLRSRYKFDNIIGKSQALQEVLSIVEKVANTDSTVLITGESGSGKELIARALHYNSGRANRMMVTVNCGAIPEELLESELFGHVKGAFTNAVHHREGRFALADGGTIFLDEIGDMSPNLQVKLLRVLQERTFEPVGSSKTIKVDVRVIAATNQHLEELIEKKIFREDLYYRLNVLPIEAPPLRDRVDDIPLLVHHFIDLGNQERNTEIDGISEEAMKLLMNYAWPGNVRELKNLIERVMILRSEGEIGGEDLPAQFHRVQERSHPAPRVSDAGIEFNEVVAQLETDLILQALEQTHWNKNRAAGLLGLNRTTLLEKIKKKGLEPQSS
- a CDS encoding FliA/WhiG family RNA polymerase sigma factor; this translates as MEALLRDAKEKYCAIPSGLKEQIVLEHTPLIRYIVNRIAVRLPSHIDLDDLHNTGVIGLMDAIEKYDPDKNCKFKTYAEFRIKGAILDQLRSLDWVPRSVRQKSRKLERAYGEVEQRLGRSATEDEVADSLGLQIDKFHDLLNQVRGISLVNLEEIRGNHSDMDRTGSFADIIEDVSSENPFASLKVLETKHVISDTIGTLPEKERLVISLYYYEDLNMKEIGNILGITESRVCQIHTKAVLRLRSKLKATVDR
- a CDS encoding Stp1/IreP family PP2C-type Ser/Thr phosphatase translates to MILQASAATDVGLRRRMNEDRYALVPDLGLYLVADGMGGHRAGQMASQIAAETAVRTIFALEGAVISLSEKLRQVVACANREIFNAARENPEFEGMGTTLVAILAAEGRLALAHVGDSRAYLLRDGLIRPLTDDHSLVAELVRRRQITAEDAREHPHRHVLTCALGVRPQVQGDLLEMTPREGDVFAMFSDGLTTHLRDEEIALALSNTPDLQEACDGLISMANDRGGEDNITVVLVRCEKSGE
- a CDS encoding response regulator, encoding MPITLLLADDSVVIQKLVGLSFANEDIEIVTVDNGDDAVTRAIECKPDVILADVVMPGMSGYEVCSAIRSNPDLADTPVLLLTGTFEAFDEGRASDVGATGHITKPFEAQVLVDRVTEILAQRQAASEAPAPAADGDFFDENVAGSEAAASADSTPAEASAAQSFAFGTSTTAEPTNHENEPLTSPLDGSGAENVGAETVAMVSGPDLSDLLDGAGGDRTIAIMPESFGENLLDNSLAVDSPEAAVGVASEVATSDPGQTVLVDDFLGSPGLSSDSSLIGAASPEASENDPTGTAIGSMNLKDAPAPSPTAPTDSPTAPLKAEAAGISPDAVTDNDSLDLDGLSFASQPAMPAVDIDSPDGDETVLGEDLFATGPNLDTNLGDSLTDPAASGLPPSQGLDIDFAGAPNAESIVPPNANDYDVSASDLNVDLGGDNASWSAGIPAGVQTAPDPISMTPDPTPPAPAKSDTSPLDLSPQSDPEPAPSAPVPDPEASAAGSKDTRPTITPEMSDRINDTLEKVAWEAFSDLSDDIVRQLMKRVEQIAWEVIPQMAETLIRDEIRRMKGEEEGEE